The genomic segment CCTCTACAGCTTCCTCTgaacccctccctcctctgtccctgaagagaccccccccccccccgctggaTTAACCTCTCCCGAAATCCTGACCACTTTCGGACACCCACCTGTGCGACACGCCAGGTGCAGACAGACTGTGTCTATCTGGACACATTCAGAGACCCTCAAAGACACAGAGGCCACCAACACCCCCGGCCTCGTCCTCTTCCGTTTATTTCCTCCTATCTCAGCGATAATCACCCTGGTCACCTAACCACCCGAGTCAGAAACGTGGTCGTCCCTGACCCTCTTACTCCTTGTCTGCCTACCACCAAGCCCTGCTGCTTCTACCTGCCAAGTGCTTCTCCATcgccccccttccctcctccccacagctCTGTCCCCGGCTCACTCTCCCAACTATTGCAGAAAGGCGGCCAGTCACACCCTCCCGCGCTTCTGTTCTCCCACGCTAGCAAAGGGAGCTTTGTACTTGGCCAAAGTGAGCTTGTGCGTCTTTTGCTTGCAGCAAAGGCATGGCCGGCttctgtgaagatgaaatgatttGAGCTGTGTAAAAGGCCTCAGAACCACCAAGAGGCAGGAGGGCCTCAGGGTCCAAGGGCCATGTTTGGAGGTACGCAGCCAGGGTTCACATTCTGGGCTCCCTGCCTGCGACCCCTGTGGCCTTGGGTGAGTGGTTTGACTTCTCCGGGCTCTACTTTCCTCCTCTCCAACACGAGGGTTGAGAACAGCTTTACCaaaatttgagaattaaatgCAGACATATAACGGGCTTAGAATAGGAACTCGTTTAAAGGGCTCACctatcactcattcattcattccacaattacttataggagttccctggtggcctagcaggttaagcatccagcagtGTCGCTGCTGGAACTCAAGTCACTGCTGGGCCAAGATTTGATCGTGGGCCAGGAACTTCGCATGCttctggtgtggccaaaaaaagcccaaaatacaaaccaaaaaactcccaaTTACTTATTAAATCAGTGGTCCAGGATCTATTATCAGACTGCCCAGTTCTTGTCCTGGTTCTaattacttgctgtgtgaccctgagagTTTatataacctctctgtgcctaagGGTCGTCTCATAAAAAATGGGGCCGGTAAGAGTACCTACCTGAATGGATGGTTGTTCTCATTAAGGGAGATAATCCCTGTCAGGCGCTCAGCACACACAAACTGCTCTGAAGGTCTGCTGCTCTATGACTATCATTGTTATGCTTGTTCGGTTATTATTACGACTCCAAGGCCTCCTGCTATGTACCTGGCATGGTCTAGTCCTCCTGGAGTTTTCTATTCCtggtattttgctttttttttttaattgttgttgtttcattttatagtcgcacctgtggcatatggaagttccaagcctaggggtcgaatcagagctgcagctgccagccacagccacagccacagacaccagatccttaacgcattaagcaaggccagggatcaaaaccatatcctcgcagagacaatgtcaagtccttaacccgctgagccatgatgggaactctccattcCCTGTTTATAACTTACCCTCTGGTCATCAACACACCGCTGCAACGTGACTGTGCCAGGAAATTGGATGTGTTGGGTCTTCTGCCTTCTGTAAATTTCAAGCCACACTGGGGATGCCTCACTGACTCGGAATAGAAGTTTGTGTAAAATGCGTCATGCAGAAGCTCCTGTGATAGCTACGCGGGTCTCCTTTACCAGGCTCCAACCTTGACTTTGAGTGCTGCTTCTGTTTCCTGGGCCCTGGTGTATGTTAAGTAGGGGGTGAGCAGCCTTCTGCCGAATaagggaatgaaagaaggaatgagaAGAGGGCTGTGGACTGCAGGCAACATGAACTTGGCTGtcccttactttctttcttttacgtccatttgtttttatttttatatttttctggctgcacccacagcatacagaagttcctaggccagggatcaaatccaggccacagcagtggcaatgctgaatccttaacccgttgaacCACCGGGTAACTCTGGCCCATCACTTTCTCTGAGCTTCCTCTAACCACGATTTCACCCCTCAGACCAGTCACCCCAAACAGGTTTCCGTTTTCCTGGAGTTAAGGCCACAGCCTCTGATGCTGAGCAACCTCCAAGTTAAGGCAAGCAACAAACCCCTTGGAAATCCTGCATTGACCAAGGGAACGCAAAGGCGAGCCGGTGCTTTGGCAGCTTTCTAACTGTCAGGCCTCAAGGCTTCTCCGAAAATTCACCTATGGGTGAGACACCCAGGGTCAAATTTCAGCCATAGAGAGAGCGTGTGGTTCATTTGGAAATCTCCTCTGTAACCGGTAACTACCACTGGGACACTGGGTACCCTCTTGCAACAAGCAAACAAGGTCACTGTTGTTTCTGGGGTGAATCCACATGGAAACATATTCTAAACCACAGCAAAGGCTCTCACATAGGCCGTTCAACTTGATTTTCCTTGGGACCCCTGCCTGAAGCCTATACACCTGAACTTGGGCAGATCCGACACAGATGATTTAGTCCAGATTTCAGAACTGAGTGTTTGGAGTGTGGAGGTGCTTGACCACTCACAGCCATGCTCACAGTcatcttttttgatttttcaagTTCTATTCTAAACCTGTCATCTTTGTATCTCCTAAGAGTTACAAAGAGGGAGCATTACaggcttacacacacacatacataaatatctTTACACATGTGTacaaagaaatacatatacacacacatgtatacacacacacacacacacatgtgtgtgtctctcttttCTGGGGGTGAGGTTGGGAAGAGTCCACAAATAGGTTTTTATTTCTgggcatttttttaaacctttttttgtcttttttaatgcaCTGAAGGCTATTCTggtttttccttaaaattactTGGCTTACCTGGTTGGTGTTTCTCAAACTTGGTCCCAAACCATCCAAGCTCCCTGCCCCTGAATGCtacagggaactccccctctcacccccccacccccccaaatctCTGACTACCTAAAAAAACCACTGTCTAACTCTAGTGTTGTTGATGCGAGGGTGGTCTGGGTCATCACGCCTAATTCGCAAAGACCACCTTCGGGAAATAGCCTGCCCTGACTTTAGGCTTCTGTCCATCATTaggaagtgcttaataaatgctcgAAATTCTTAAGAGCCCTTTGTTCTTCCTGGAGCTTGACATCAGCATGACCCAGGGATGGTTCGGTTTGTTCCATCCAATTCCCGGGGGAAGTAGGACCGGACCATGCCCTTGGGTCCTACTGGTGCGAACTTGGGTTTAGCCGTGCCTCTGACTATCTGCACCCACTTCGTCTTTACAGCTGCACAGCAAACATGGGCGAAGGATCAAGGACAATGAAGTACAAGGCTCATGAACTTCTCCTTGATGACACACCACCCTGAGCAGATATCGCGTCCCGTCCAGATCTACAATCTATCCTGTACACATGTCCAGGAGTTGCTGCAAAGCCAGCACACATTGGTGGACAGTCTATTCCTTTCTATCTGGGGGCAATTTGACCCCGGCAGGTTAGCTAAATCCTACTCTGATTTAACTCTCCTAACTGGCTGGATCCACTCTCCAGAGATATGACTGGAGACTGGTCCAGGCACGTGAGTGTCTCCTTGCTTAGTTGCCAAGATGCCCTGGATGAACTGTGCTAAAACCGGCTCTCCATCCTTCCAGGAACGTCAAGAGACACCTTCCGATTTTACCCGCTTCCTGCATGTCAATCCTCTGCTATTGGAAATGAAATCATTCTGCCAACTTTGGAATCCACCCGCCAGTTCATACAGATAACCAATGATGGCTAGAGAGGTGCCACTGAGGGTTGGCTCAGAAGGCAGAGGCAGAAAGTTTGCTCTATTCTTTCCACGCATAGAGAGTGGAAACCTCACTATGTACAAGGGACCAGCACCAACtaaagaacatattttattttttaaaaaatggtggagCATGAAAAATAGCATACATCACAGACATCAGCACAGCCACTCTCTTTCCGGGGCATTTCCTGGTAAGGAGAATAAACTTGACGGTTTGTAAACTGCCTCTCGGGTCTATTCATGGAAACCATTTGTTTAATAATAGAAAGAGTCAATAAGCCCTTTGGGCACTTTTGAATGATTCTTCTCAGCTCCCCCTCCTCCACAAATCAGAGCAAACGTGTATCCCATTGGCTTGGTTTCCATTAAAAAGCCACAAACTGTAACACTAAAGGGGTTCTGAGGGCTGGGCCTCTTAGTTCTTTTGTTAGGagatttcttttgttgtctttaggGACAGCAAAATACTtgtttcttccccccccccttttttttttttcatggagagagggggaaaaaatgtattgcaCTGCGTTTGCCTTGACCAAGATTAGGCTTGGGTGGAAGTTCCTACCTTGGAGAAAGACCATTTGTGAAGGCTAGAGCCTGGAGTCTATTTTAAGGGCCTCCAAATCCACTGAAGTGGCGCTGAGTTgtcaagcttttctttttcttcctgtttgcaCAGAAGTGGCAGTCTTACAGGCTGCCTTCCTCAGGGTGGGCCCCTGGGCTGGCTTGCCTGCCGAAGagggggtctctctctctctctctctcttgctcgctcgctctccctccctctttgcaACTCAGCAGAGGCTCTGTAATTTGCAAAGAAGTTATCTCTGCTCTGATGTGTAAATGGATAGCAGAGCCAACTCAAATACACAGACATATATTTATGGAAGGTTCTAAACAAAAGTTCTtttgggagggggaggtggggaccgAATCAACGACTTTACCACAAATTAGTTATACAAGAGGCTATTTAACTGGGGAAGGGAGCTCGCCTTCACTGcatacagaacaaaacaaaaaccctgaagTACATTTTGATTTGCAGTGTTATCACAGCATCCTGAATTTCTGggtaaaaacttttttattatcattattttttttaacttttacttaaaaaaccaagcaaccaaccaaccaaccaatggAGGAAAAGCACCATGTTTTGACTCTGACTTGCCACTATATCCTCTCTGGGAAAGTGTTCTGCTCTGGCCTCCCGGCTTTAAGCCAGAGTTCACACACAGGTGGGAGGCTGGGCGGGGATTTCATATTTCCCCAGATGGGTTTTTTGGGGATGCTGGGCTTTTTTGTAAATTCCACTGCTAGTGATCACGCTGGCCGGTTTTCGCCGGCTCTTTTTCTTGAACCTGCGGCTGCAAACATTCTGCCAGGACTGCAGAGTCTTGGAGGTCCAGATCCACATGCCGCTGGTGATACCCACCACCAGCAGCATGAAAATCTTCACCATGAAGATTTCCACCGCGGGGATGGAGGCGGCCATCAGACAGTCCAGGTTTTTAGTCTGGTTGTTCATTTGGCATTTGTGCTGCGTGGCCAGGATTTTCCAATACTCCACGTTGAGGCGTTCGTAAAAGTAGCAGGCAATCACACAGGTGGCTGGCACCGTGTAGAGCACAGAAAAGACCCCGATCCTCACCATGAGCTTCTCGAGTTTGTCCGTGTTTTCCCCACCCGTTTTCATCACCCTCCGGATGTGGAAAAGAGCCACAAAGCCCGAGAGAATAAAGGAGGTGCCGATGATGAGGTAACAGGCCAGCGGGATCAGGACGAAGCCGGTGAGGGCGTTGATGTCCATGCTGCCCACGTAACAGACACCGGTCAGCTCGTCCCCCGCCACCCTGCGCATCACCAGGATCAGGATGGTCTTTACCGCCGGGATGGCCCAGGCGGCCAGGTGGAAGTAGCTGCTGTTGGCCTCGATGGCCTCGTGGCCCCACTTCTTGCCCGCAGCCAGGAACCAGGTGAGAGTGAGAATCACCCACCACAGGGAGCTGGCCATTCCGAAGTAGTAGAGGACCAGAAAGACCAGAGTGCAGCCCGTGCTCTCCAGGCCCTCCTGAATGACGTAGAGCTGCCCGATGTCCCGGTCGCAGGCGATGCTCTCGGCGCCGGCAAAGAGGCGGATGATGTAGCCCACCGAGTAGACGCAGTAGCACATGGAGAGGAAGATGATGGGGCGCTCGGGGTACCTGAAGCGCGCCGGGTCGATGAGGAAGGTGAGCACGGTGAAAGCGCTGGAGAAGAAGCAGAGCACGGACCAGACGGCCAGCCAGACCACCGCGAAGTGCTTGTCGTCGCGACTCCAGTACACGTCCACGCCCGGCGTGCAGAGCGGCGCGCACGACGCACTCTTCTCCACGTGGTGGAACTTGCCAGGGTTGTCGCAGCCGGCGCGTCCCGGCCCCCCATCCTTCAGCTGGTGCTCCTGCGCGCTGTGGGGCCGCTGCGGCCGGAAGAGCGGAGGGAACATGCCCGAGCCCCGCGCGGGCTCGTCCGAGCCGTTATTGGGCGCCTCCATACACAGGTAATTGGGGTCGTTCTTGTTGGGGAGTTTGCTGCAGTCCAGGGAGTCGGGCCACTTGAAGTTGAACTGCTCCATGATCGGGGAGCACTTGAGCCGGGCCTGCTCGCACATGACTCGGCAggcggggatgggggtggagacTTGCTCGGTGCACATGGGCGCGTACAAGGAGCACAGAAAGAAGCGGAGGTGGCCGTGGCAGCCGTACTCCACCAGCGGCGCGAACTCGTGCAGCTGGATGGCGGCCTCGCGCTGGTTCTCGTGGCCCATCAGGTTGGGCATGCGGGTCATGTTGTAGCCAATGTCCTTGCACATCGGGATCTCGATGGGCTGGCACTTGCCGTCGCCCGGACGCTCCATGTCCATGGAGCTGATGGCGGCGCACGAGCCCATCACCTGCAGGACCAGCCACAGACGGGGGCTCGGGCGCTGCATGGTGGCGTCGGAGGTGCCCCCCGCGGGGAGGTCCGCTGCCCTCAGCGCCGCCGCTCCAGGGCTCCGGCTGCTGGCCCTGGCTCCTCGTCCCCGCTCGGGCCCCCGCCCATGCCCGCCCAGCCCAGCCCGAGCGGTGCGCacagcgcccccccaccccccaccgccgcccccggccccgctcTCCGCGCGCGGCCTCCGCCGAGGTGGAGCCGCGGAGGAGAGGAGCAAAGTTTGCGAACAATACCGGGAAGCGAGCGGAGCCCCGGAGCCCTCGGCGCGCGGCCCGGCGCGGGCTGCAACTCAGGGCCGCCGCCGCAAACTTTGGCCTCTCGTGGGAGCGCGCGGCGGCGCGACCAGAGACGGCGGGAGGCGCGGGCGCACGGGGGCCCGCGGCTCGCAGCGGCTCCGCCCTCCCCGCGCCGGCCTCTGCCGGGCCAAGCCCGCAGCTGTTCCGAGGTCTGGTCCCAGGCTGAGAAGACTCGCAAAAAGGCAAAGAGGGAAAAAGCCGAGCGGTgacaggccccgcccccgggccgcgcgccccgccccgccgctgCTTTGCATGAGAAAGCGCAGCGCCGGGCTGCCCACTCCCGCCGTCCGCCGCCGGCCTCCAGCCCCGCGGCCCTGTCCGCCGCCCTCCTGTGCGTCTCGCCCGCCGCTCCTTCACTCTCTCCGCCAGCCTCCAACTTGGCCTGTCGGTGCTTCCCCGCCTGTGCCCCCTTTCCCTGGGAGCTCCCGGGATCGTCCTCCGCAGCCCAAGGGCTCCGGGGTTATTGGGGGTTAGGAGACTGGCCgcgggagggggtgggcaggtccgcggctggggctgggggctcatCTCCCCTCGTTTTTATGGTGGGTCCAGAGCGGAGGGCGCTTTCAAAGCGAGGTGGGATTTGCGTTTTATGGCCAGGGCCATAAAGTGTCCCCATAGCTTGTAAACCTGCCCGCATCTTCCCGAGGCTGCGGAGTTACCAGGCCTCTGTCTGGGCTCGGGCTCCGGCTCCGGGGAGGGGTCTTCTTTGAAATTTCAAAGAGTAGAGCTAAGGACAGGGGGGAGGGGCTCCGGGAATCCAGATTTTAGGGCTGCTCCTCAGAGGTCTCCGTGGAgaaggctgggagggggaggggcgggaagcTTCCTGGGACTCTTAGGTCCTGCTTGGTTTGGGGAaaggtgaccccccccccccgcccccaacgaAGCCGCGGAGTTCAGGGCCCTCGCACCAGGCAGGGCTGGTGATTTTCTTCTAGGAGGCCGAGTTTATTTATTATAGGAAGTCATTCGCTCGTCGGGTATTTATATTATTTGGCCAGTGATTTGCCCAGCCTGCTCCCTCCTTGGCTGCAGAACCGGTGGGATGCCGcggagttgggggtgggaggacgcTGAGTCAGCTCGCTCCAAGGGTCACCAACtccgggggaggggagaggcgaCCGTGCTTCTCCGTTTTCTTAAAAGGTGGGGAAGTAGCCCTTAGTTCACTCCCCTCGGATGGAGGCCAGTTCAGGATCAAGTCTCTTAGAACACTcgccccaccccccgcccgccCCTTCTCCTGCACCCGACCTACGCGGTGGGCGCCCACCACCACGCCTCACCCCCTTCACCTGGCTTCCAGTATTAACTCTTCAATAAACAGTACCCCTAGGAGGCGGCCGGGTCTCTCTCCTCTTAGACGCCCTCGAGGTCGGgatcttttaaagtttttctgaAACTCCCAGGATCACGCAGAATAGGAGGAGGACTTTCGCTGGTGCGAGGAGAGGTTAGAGGAGGGGGCCTGGCGCACAGCGGGgttcccttttcctccctctgcGGGTTAACCCTGGAGAGGTGTGCGGTGTGCACAGACAT from the Phacochoerus africanus isolate WHEZ1 chromosome 15, ROS_Pafr_v1, whole genome shotgun sequence genome contains:
- the LOC125116919 gene encoding translation initiation factor IF-2-like codes for the protein MVASEVPPAGRSAALSAAAPGLRLLALAPRPRSGPRPCPPSPARAVRTAPPHPPPPPPAPLSARGLRRGGAAEERSKVCEQYREASGAPEPSARGPARAATQGRRRKLWPLVGARGGATRDGGRRGRTGARGSQRLRPPRAGLCRAKPAAVPRSGPRLRRLAKRQRGKKPSGDRPRPRAARPAPPLLCMRKRSAGLPTPAVRRRPPAPRPCPPPSCASRPPLLHSLRQPPTWPVGASPPVPPFPGSSRDRPPQPKGSGVIGG
- the FZD10 gene encoding frizzled-10 encodes the protein MQRPSPRLWLVLQVMGSCAAISSMDMERPGDGKCQPIEIPMCKDIGYNMTRMPNLMGHENQREAAIQLHEFAPLVEYGCHGHLRFFLCSLYAPMCTEQVSTPIPACRVMCEQARLKCSPIMEQFNFKWPDSLDCSKLPNKNDPNYLCMEAPNNGSDEPARGSGMFPPLFRPQRPHSAQEHQLKDGGPGRAGCDNPGKFHHVEKSASCAPLCTPGVDVYWSRDDKHFAVVWLAVWSVLCFFSSAFTVLTFLIDPARFRYPERPIIFLSMCYCVYSVGYIIRLFAGAESIACDRDIGQLYVIQEGLESTGCTLVFLVLYYFGMASSLWWVILTLTWFLAAGKKWGHEAIEANSSYFHLAAWAIPAVKTILILVMRRVAGDELTGVCYVGSMDINALTGFVLIPLACYLIIGTSFILSGFVALFHIRRVMKTGGENTDKLEKLMVRIGVFSVLYTVPATCVIACYFYERLNVEYWKILATQHKCQMNNQTKNLDCLMAASIPAVEIFMVKIFMLLVVGITSGMWIWTSKTLQSWQNVCSRRFKKKSRRKPASVITSSGIYKKAQHPQKTHLGKYEIPAQPPTCV